Part of the Qipengyuania sp. SS22 genome, TCGGGCAGCGGGGCAACCTTGCGGCGTTTGGATTTGGATTTGCCGACATTGCGGGCGGAGGCCTTCTGCATTTGCGCAAGGAAAGCATCGTCCTTCTTCCCCGCCAGCGGATATTCGCCCTGCTTGTCGCTGGCGATTTCGGCCATCGAACGTCCGGTCAGCACGCTGGTCAATTCGCGCTGGACCAGCCCATCGCCCGCTTCGGCATGGTCGTCCTGCAATTTGCGCAGCAGCCAGTTCTCGCGCTTCTCCCCGGGCTTCTGCTTGAGCCGGATCAGCAGCCATTCGCCCTTCATCCGTTCGCCTTCGAGACAGAAGTGCAGGTGCCCTTCGTCCAGATCGCTGGCGCTCTTGCCCTCGATCGGCTCCCACGTTCCGCGGTCCCACAGCATCACCGTACCGCCGCCATATTCGCCTTTGGGTATGACCCCTTCGAAATCGGCATAGGACATCGGATGGTCTTCGGTCCGCACCGCCAGCCGCTTGATGTCGGGATCGGGGGATGGTCCCTTGGTCACTGCCCAGCTTTTCAGCACTCCGTCGACTTCCAGCCGCAGGTCCCAGTGCAGCCGGGTCGCGTCATGCTTCTGGACGATGAAGCGATTGCCGGTCTCGCTGGCGAGCGGCTTGCCTGACGGTTCGGGCGTAAGCGAAAAATCGCGCTTGGCGTTGTATTCGGCGAGGGGGTCCTTGCGCGCGGCCATGGTCTAGGCGGACTTCTTGCCGCGCGATGTCTTCTTGGGCTTCTCCTCCCCAACCGACTTCTTCAGCGCCGCCATCAGATCGATGACGTTGGAGCCGCTGGCACTGTCGGGATCGTCGACATCCTCGATCACCGCGGTCTTGCTCTTCGACTTCGCCTTCTTGTCGATCAGCTTGCGCAGCGCCTGACCGTAGCGATCCTGAAACTCGCTCGCATCGAAGGGCGCGCTTTTCTGCTCGATCAGCGTGTTCGCCAGCTCGAGCAGTTCCTTCTTGGGCTTGGCATCGTCGATGTCGTCGAAGAACGACTGGCCTGCGCGCACTTCGTCGGCGTAGCGCAGCGTTTCCAGCAGCAGGCCCCGACCGCATGGCTTGATCGCGACCAGTTTCTCGCTGCCGCGCACCGACAGCTGGCCCAGCGCGACCTTCTTGGCCTTGCGCAGCGCTTCGCGCAGCACGATGAACGCTTCCTCGGCGAGCTCGTCCTGCGGCGCGACGTAATAGGGCTTTTCGAAATACAGCGGGTCGATTTCGCAGGCGTCGACGAATTGCACCAGTTCCAGCGTCCGCTTGCTCTCGATCCTGACCGCGTCGATCTCGTCCTCGTCGAGCAGGACGTAATTGCCCTTCGAAACCTCGTAGCCCTTGATGATTTCGTCGCGGTCGACCGGTCCGATCCCCGGCACGACCTTCTCGTAGGAGATGCGCTTGCCGCTGGGTTCGTGGATCTGGTTGAAGCGGATCTTCGCCCCCGACTTGGTCGCGGAATAGATTTCCACCGGGATCGAAACCAGCGCCAGCCTGATCTGTCCCTGCCAATACGCGCGTGCTGCCATGTGCCTTCCCTTCAGGCGAAACAGCGTTCCGGGCGCATATGCGTTCCTGCGCGCGTGGACGGCGGCGCGTCCGGCGCCCCACTCCCTTGCAGGGCGGGAGCCCCTCAGTCCTGTATTGACCAAATACCGGGGATCGTGGCAAGCGGCCCGCGCATTACAGGCAGCGCGAGCGAGCCGACCGACAACCCTCGTGGTGGCCAGCTCGATTTCTCCGCGATTGCCAGTGCCTTGCGGGTGTAGCTCAATGGTAGAGCAGCAGCTTCCCAAGCTGACGACGAGGGTTCGATTCCCTTCACCCGCTCCAGCCCTTCCGCCGGCGCGACTATGCGGACTCGGCGCGACTATGCGGACTCGGCGCGACTATGCGGACTCGGCGCTGGTTAGCCGGCGGCGAAGGTGCCGGTGTCGAAGAAATGCGCGATTTTCCTGCGTTCGCGCGCGATATCGAAGCCCTTCTGCGCCAGCCAGCCATCATCGAAGATCGTATCGGCATAGCGCGCGCCGTCGTCGCACAGGATCGAGACGATCGACCCCTTAATCCCGCGCGCGGCCATCTCGGAGGCGAGCGTCGCGCAGGCCCAGACATTGGTCCCGGTCGAGCCGCCGCAGCGCCGGCCGAGCCGTTCGCTCACCTCGTGCGTGGCGGCGATCGAACAGGCATCGGTGATGGTTTCCATCCGGTCGACCACATCGGGCAGGAAGCTCGGTTCGACCCGCTGCCTGCCGATCCCCTCGATACAGCCTGAAGGATGCTCGACCCGCTCGATCGAGCGATCCGCCCAATGGCGGTGGAATACCGAGCCCTCGGGGTCGGCGACGCAAATCCGCGTGGCATGGCGGTTGTAGCGCGCGAAGCGGCCGATCGTGGCCGAGGTCCCGCCGGTGCCCGCGCCGCAGACGATCCATTGCGGGACCGGATACGGTTCATACGCCATCTGCGCGAAGATCGATTCGGCGATATTGTTGTTGGCGCGCCAGTCGGTCGCGCGCTCGGCATAGGTGAACTGGTCGATGTAATGCCCGCCCAGATCGGCCGCGAGCGATTGCGCCGCGCCGTACATTTCCGCCGGATGGTCGACGTAATGGCATTCGCCGCCGTAGAAGGCGATCGCGTCGATCTTCGCCTGCGCAGTAGAGCGGGGGACGACGGCAATGAAACGCAGGCCGAGCATCCGCGCGAAATAGGCCTCGGACACGGCGGTCGAGCCGCTTGAAGCCTCGATCACCGGCGTGCCGTCGCAGATCCAGCCATTGCACAGGCCGTAGAGAAACAATGAGCGGGCAAGCCGGTGCTTGAGGCTGCCCGTGGGATGGCTCGATTCGTCTTTCAGATAGATCGCGACGTCGGGCAGCGCGGGGACGGGCAGGGGGATCAGGTGGGTGTCGGCCGAGCGGTTGAAATCCGCTTCGATCCGTCCGATCGCCCAGCTTGCCCATTCGCGCTTCGTCATCATGGGGCCCTTCTATCGCACAGACGGGGGAGGGGAAGCCCCGTGGGCGAGGCTATCCTCCGAACACGCTATCTCGGCGGCATGCGGATTGCGCCGTCGAGCCGGAACTGGTGCGCGTTGATATAGCTGTTGCGCGCAATCTCGCAGATGAGGGAGGCGAATTCCTCCGGATGGCCGAGCCGCTTGGGGAAGGGTACGCTGGCATTGAGCTGGTCCCACATCTGCGGGTTGCGGTCCTTCATGCCGAGCATCAGCGGCGTTGCGAAAATGCCGGGCATGACCGAGTTTACGCGAATGCCGAGGTCCATCAGATCGCGCGCCATCGGCAGGACGAGGCCGTTTACCCCGGCTTTGCAACTGCCATAGATGACCTGGCCGATTTGCCCGTCCTGCGCGGCGACGCTGGCAGTCAGCGTGATGCAGCCGCGCTCGCCATCCTCGTTCAGCGGTTCCGCATTGGCCATGCCCAGCGCCGAGAGGCTGGCGATCCGGTAGGACGAAACGAGGATGCCCTCCGCTCCGAATGCGTAATCCTCGGTCGACAGCCGTTTGTAGCCGCCGCTTGCCTTGTCCCAGCCG contains:
- a CDS encoding Ku protein; amino-acid sequence: MAARAYWQGQIRLALVSIPVEIYSATKSGAKIRFNQIHEPSGKRISYEKVVPGIGPVDRDEIIKGYEVSKGNYVLLDEDEIDAVRIESKRTLELVQFVDACEIDPLYFEKPYYVAPQDELAEEAFIVLREALRKAKKVALGQLSVRGSEKLVAIKPCGRGLLLETLRYADEVRAGQSFFDDIDDAKPKKELLELANTLIEQKSAPFDASEFQDRYGQALRKLIDKKAKSKSKTAVIEDVDDPDSASGSNVIDLMAALKKSVGEEKPKKTSRGKKSA
- a CDS encoding PLP-dependent cysteine synthase family protein, producing the protein MTKREWASWAIGRIEADFNRSADTHLIPLPVPALPDVAIYLKDESSHPTGSLKHRLARSLFLYGLCNGWICDGTPVIEASSGSTAVSEAYFARMLGLRFIAVVPRSTAQAKIDAIAFYGGECHYVDHPAEMYGAAQSLAADLGGHYIDQFTYAERATDWRANNNIAESIFAQMAYEPYPVPQWIVCGAGTGGTSATIGRFARYNRHATRICVADPEGSVFHRHWADRSIERVEHPSGCIEGIGRQRVEPSFLPDVVDRMETITDACSIAATHEVSERLGRRCGGSTGTNVWACATLASEMAARGIKGSIVSILCDDGARYADTIFDDGWLAQKGFDIARERRKIAHFFDTGTFAAG
- a CDS encoding SDR family oxidoreductase: MKLEQGMAAVVTGGASGLGKASAQALADAGLKVTIFDVNDEAGEAHARAIGGTFAHVDITDEQAVIDGFAKARGAHGQERVTVHCAMTSRRGKTLGWDKASGGYKRLSTEDYAFGAEGILVSSYRIASLSALGMANAEPLNEDGERGCITLTASVAAQDGQIGQVIYGSCKAGVNGLVLPMARDLMDLGIRVNSVMPGIFATPLMLGMKDRNPQMWDQLNASVPFPKRLGHPEEFASLICEIARNSYINAHQFRLDGAIRMPPR